One Dioscorea cayenensis subsp. rotundata cultivar TDr96_F1 chromosome 17, TDr96_F1_v2_PseudoChromosome.rev07_lg8_w22 25.fasta, whole genome shotgun sequence DNA window includes the following coding sequences:
- the LOC120280698 gene encoding uncharacterized protein LOC120280698 has translation MAVSPPPPWLHPHPHPHPHPHPRSPSKTNLASCFVAATFLILLIAGLALVFFILFRPRDPTISVSAVQLPGGFSGGNGTVSFTFAQYAAVRNPNRDAFSHYDSTLQLVYGGSQVGFMFIPAGEIGGGRTQYMAASFTVDKIPMVAGGGDLEMESMMRLKGRVRVLKFFTHRVETVKGCRVGVESRDGSVIGFRC, from the coding sequence ATGGCCGTTTCCCCTCCTCCTCCTTGGCTTCACCCTCACCCTCACCCTCACCCTCACCCTCACCCTCGCTCTCCTTCCAAAACCAATCTCGCCTCTTGCTTTGTCGCCGCCACGTTCCTCATCCTCCTCATCGCCGGCCTCGCCCTTgttttcttcatcctcttccGGCCCCGTGACCCCACCATCTCCGTCTCCGCTGTCCAGCTCCCCGGCGGCTTCTCCGGCGGCAACGGCACCGTCAGCTTCACATTCGCGCAGTACGCTGCCGTACGAAACCCTAACCGCGACGCCTTCTCCCACTACGACAGCACGCTGCAGCTCGTCTACGGCGGCAGCCAGGTCGGTTTTATGTTCATCCCGGCCGGGGAGATCGGCGGCGGGAGAACTCAGTACATGGCGGCGAGCTTCACCGTGGATAAGATTCCGATGGTGGCTGGAGGAGGGGATTTGGAGATGGAATCGATGATGAGGTTGAAAggtagggttagggttttgaagttTTTCACGCATCGGGTGGAGACGGTGAAGGGGTGTAGGGTTGGAGTGGAGTCCAGGGATGGATCGGTGATCGGATTCCGGTGCTGA
- the LOC120280231 gene encoding GDSL esterase/lipase At5g08460, whose product MAARLLLSSLLPLFLTFSSSSSSSSSSPSLQDPSLHKPSHFLIDAFIPVAGDGQPSTTAAPIVAPLPVLPPFPLAPALFVLGDSTVDSGTNNYLGTFARADRPPYGRDFDTHRPTGRFSNGRVIVDFLAERLGLPFVPPYLGRSGRIEDMIHGLNYASAASGILFSSGSDLGQHISLTQQILQLIDTFQQLEMDLGVAAAADFISRSVFYISIGSNDFIHYYMQNTSAVLSLFLPWEFNQMLANTLKQEIKTLYEKNVRKVVFMGIAPIGCTPHYLMLYGSKNGECVDEINNVVIEFNYAMRYMIDELNHELSDAKITFCDAFNGSMDILANRNLYGFQTTTEACCGLGKYRGSIMCLLPEMACSNASTYVWWDEFHPTDAVNRILANNIWSGEHTVMCHPMNLLQMIDSGH is encoded by the exons ATGGCGGCAAGGCTCCTTCTCTCCTCTCTCCTTCCACTTTTCCtcaccttctcctcctcctcctcctcctcctcctcctctccatCTCTCCAAGATCCATCCCTCCACAAACCATCTCACTTCCTCATCGATGCCTTCATCCCCGTCGCCGGCGACGGCCAGCCCTCCACTACCGCTGCTCCCATTGTGGCGCCATTACCAGTTCTCCCCCCTTTCCCTCTCGCTCCGGCGCTCTTCGTACTCGGTGACTCCACTGTGGATTCCGGCACCAACAACTACTTGGGCACCTTCGCCCGCGCCGATCGTCCCCCATACGGCCGCGACTTCGACACTCACCGCCCCACCGGCCGCTTCTCCAATGGCCGGGTCATCGTCGACTTTCTAG CGGAGAGATTAGGTCTGCCATTCGTGCCGCCATACTTGGGACGGAGTGGGCGTATTGAGGATATGATCCATGGGCTCAACTATGCGTCTGCGGCTTCTGGGATTCTCTTCTCCAGTGGTTCTGATCTG GGCCAACACATTTCCTTGACACAGCAGATCCTACAGCTGATAGACACATTCCAGCAGTTAGAGATGGATCTCGGGGTGGCAGCAGCAGCTGATTTCATCTCGAGGTCGGTGTTCTACATCTCCATTGGGAGCAATGACTTCATACATTACTACATGCAGAACACGTCCGCTGTGCTTTCGTTGTTCTTGCCTTGGGAATTCAACCAAATGTTAGCGAACACCCTGAAACAGGAAATCAAG ACATTATATGAGAAGAATGTGCGGAAAGTGGTATTCATGGGGATAGCTCCAATTGGTTGCACCCCACACTACCTGATGCTTTACGGCAGTAAGAATGGCGAGTGTGTGGATGAGATCAACAATGTGGTAATAGAATTCAATTATGCAATGAGGTACATGATAGATGAGCTCAACCATGAACTTTCTGACGCCAAAATCACTTTCTGTGATGCATTTAATGGCTCCATGGACATACTAGCCAACCGAAACCTCTATG GTTTTCAGACCACAACCGAGGCTTGTTGCGGACTTGGCAAGTATAGAGGCTCCATTATGTGCCTATTGCCGGAGATGGCATGCAGCAATGCATCAACTTATGTGTGGTGGGATGAATTCCACCCAACCGATGCAGTGAACCGGATCCTTGCAAACAACATTTGGTCCGGCGAGCACACTGTCATGTGCCACCCGATGAACTTGCTTCAAATGATCGATTCAGGTCACTGA